A genomic segment from Actinoplanes sichuanensis encodes:
- a CDS encoding acyltransferase has protein sequence MSEPIAPGHLRDLNYSAWQFWDQASPADQDEQLRRQKDLAEQRGYLLGDRCFISPLASVADDELRLGDRSYIAAGAYLTGELYTGRDCTINPYTVVRGKVVLGDAVRIGAHTSILGFNHTMADPDTEVFRQPLTVKGITVGDDVWIGSHVVILDGVHVGDRSVIAAGAVVTKDVPAGAIVGGNPARLLRWRIPTPTPTHGSDGLAVFADRAREQAESILDRCFDADSGLFRDTPQAAFTVRAQCDAVEIADLLLGQAPPQLPAQTQIDRLRSWQDPTTGLVGELGDEQPPDPDHPDLFDHHLGYHVLSVGYALDLLGSDFPHPIRVITDPGRIITAVEAQPWADNAWGAGHWVDIVGTAVHFNRRRGHPGPPGTIEALFGWLTTRADPRTGMWGEPAPDGGLLQVVNGYYRASRGTYAQFGVPVPQPEKVIDTVLAHARDPRLFRPDRQNACNVLDVAHPLWLTQATGHRTDEVTRLAERLLRDALGHYRNAEGFSFQAARPTPGLQGTEMWLAIIWLLADLTGQSSLLGYRPRGVHRPHPAATLRGR, from the coding sequence ATGTCGGAGCCGATTGCACCCGGCCACCTCCGCGACCTCAACTACTCCGCCTGGCAGTTCTGGGACCAGGCGAGCCCAGCCGACCAGGACGAACAACTGCGCCGCCAGAAGGATCTGGCCGAGCAGCGCGGCTACCTGCTGGGCGATCGCTGCTTCATCTCACCGCTGGCGTCGGTGGCCGACGACGAGCTGCGGCTCGGTGACCGCAGCTACATCGCCGCCGGCGCCTACCTCACCGGCGAGCTGTACACCGGCCGCGACTGCACGATCAACCCGTACACGGTCGTACGGGGAAAGGTCGTCCTGGGCGACGCGGTCCGGATCGGGGCGCACACCTCGATCCTCGGGTTCAACCACACCATGGCCGACCCGGACACCGAGGTGTTCCGCCAGCCCCTGACGGTCAAGGGCATCACCGTCGGCGACGACGTGTGGATCGGCTCGCACGTCGTGATCCTGGACGGCGTACACGTCGGGGACCGTTCGGTGATCGCCGCTGGCGCGGTGGTGACCAAGGATGTCCCCGCCGGTGCGATCGTCGGCGGCAACCCGGCCCGACTGCTGCGGTGGCGAATCCCCACGCCGACGCCCACCCACGGCTCCGACGGTCTCGCCGTGTTCGCCGACCGGGCCCGCGAGCAGGCCGAGTCGATCCTGGACCGATGCTTCGACGCGGACTCCGGCCTGTTCCGCGACACCCCGCAGGCGGCGTTCACGGTACGGGCCCAGTGCGACGCCGTCGAGATCGCCGACCTGCTGCTCGGCCAGGCCCCACCTCAGCTCCCGGCCCAGACCCAGATCGACCGGCTCCGCTCCTGGCAGGACCCGACCACCGGCCTGGTCGGTGAACTCGGCGACGAGCAACCCCCGGACCCGGACCACCCCGACCTGTTCGACCACCACCTCGGCTACCACGTTCTCAGCGTCGGCTACGCCCTGGATCTGCTCGGCAGCGACTTCCCGCACCCGATCCGGGTGATCACCGACCCCGGCCGGATCATCACGGCCGTCGAAGCCCAGCCCTGGGCCGACAACGCCTGGGGCGCCGGCCACTGGGTGGACATCGTCGGCACCGCCGTCCACTTCAACCGCCGTCGAGGACACCCGGGTCCGCCCGGCACGATCGAGGCCCTGTTCGGCTGGTTGACCACCCGAGCCGACCCGCGCACCGGCATGTGGGGCGAACCGGCTCCCGACGGCGGACTGCTGCAGGTGGTCAACGGTTACTACCGGGCCTCTCGCGGCACGTACGCGCAGTTCGGCGTACCCGTACCGCAGCCGGAAAAGGTGATCGACACCGTCCTGGCGCACGCCCGGGACCCGCGACTGTTCCGCCCGGACCGCCAGAACGCCTGCAACGTCCTGGACGTGGCCCACCCACTGTGGCTGACCCAGGCCACCGGCCACCGCACCGACGAGGTGACCCGCCTCGCCGAACGCCTGCTCCGCGACGCGCTCGGCCACTACCGCAACGCCGAGGGCTTCAGTTTCCAGGCCGCCCGCCCGACCCCGGGCCTGCAGGGCACCGAGATGTGGCTGGCCATCATCTGGCTGCTCGCCGACCTGACCGGACAGTCGTCGCTACTCGGCTATCGGCCGCGCGGAGTCCACCGCCCACACCCGGCGGCGACGCTCCGAGGCCGATGA
- a CDS encoding DUF4240 domain-containing protein has protein sequence MRSRRWPGAIGSDMVELPSHGPGKRFPHDRTEYALGTGGRCCGDLGVGERDTVVMEIHEFWRIVDAARDDAGATTDRFDEAAVAEALIARLAVLSPEEILEFDDHLDDVIGRLDTRRVAFACQLITGYLSDDLFSSFRAGLVGLGRRTVEQIIADPDCLAEHPVVIAIAEGRGDRFSLDSEDLLFAASSAYTQISGGDDCAFWDASDARRKAMAADDAPRPDGDSDAGPVSPSLPRLLTLLPLGRWASEPKPVKAPPAPDPHERCPLCGGALPVQSVGSSSRRDDDTIHTREFRRCMDCARVVERTRQADGGDAWRETDPTELDQMVSIRIMLDQ, from the coding sequence TTGAGGTCGCGGAGGTGGCCGGGTGCAATCGGCTCCGACATGGTCGAGCTCCCCTCGCATGGGCCGGGCAAGCGCTTTCCTCACGATCGTACGGAGTACGCCCTCGGGACCGGTGGGCGCTGTTGCGGGGATCTCGGGGTCGGTGAGCGGGATACTGTCGTGATGGAGATCCACGAGTTCTGGCGGATCGTGGACGCGGCACGCGACGATGCGGGCGCCACGACGGACCGGTTCGACGAAGCCGCCGTCGCCGAAGCCCTGATCGCACGACTGGCGGTGTTGTCGCCCGAGGAGATCCTCGAATTCGACGACCACCTGGACGATGTCATCGGCCGCCTCGATACCCGCAGAGTCGCCTTCGCGTGTCAACTCATCACGGGTTACCTCTCCGATGACCTCTTCTCGTCCTTCCGAGCCGGGCTCGTCGGATTGGGCCGTCGAACGGTGGAGCAGATCATCGCCGACCCCGACTGCCTGGCCGAGCATCCGGTCGTCATCGCCATCGCCGAGGGGCGCGGTGACCGGTTCTCGCTCGACAGTGAGGATCTGCTGTTCGCGGCGTCGTCCGCGTACACGCAGATCAGCGGCGGCGACGACTGCGCTTTCTGGGACGCGAGCGACGCCCGCCGGAAGGCGATGGCCGCCGACGACGCCCCGCGACCGGATGGGGACTCCGACGCCGGGCCGGTCTCCCCGAGCCTGCCGCGCCTTCTGACGCTGCTGCCCCTCGGACGCTGGGCCTCCGAACCGAAACCGGTGAAGGCACCGCCGGCGCCTGATCCGCACGAACGGTGCCCGCTGTGCGGTGGCGCGTTGCCGGTGCAGTCGGTCGGGTCGAGCAGCCGGCGCGACGACGACACGATCCACACCCGAGAATTCCGGCGGTGCATGGATTGCGCACGGGTGGTCGAACGCACCCGGCAGGCCGACGGTGGGGATGCGTGGCGTGAGACGGACCCGACCGAGCTCGATCAGATGGTGAGCATCCGGATCATGCTCGATCAGTAG
- a CDS encoding SMI1/KNR4 family protein yields MLAAEHRLGVRLPEDLRALYQLIHDDSSESGLLDPFVLVPLDVLVDWNRENHPGYQDGPFDDAVIFDCTPAGHVRRVSSSNGWITFARDYGMNFAAVDLDPGPLGRIGQVLTYGRDVWAPVDYVTASVTDLLRRAITTLDDERPPPPDPEIRTHRLAGLPTTAQGAILDTEAPVHLADLKTFTDLRSLVVRGKPALVDMSIPAHVPIERLDVETARWQPAALPPTIVDLTLAGNAEPTPIADLAALPNLTRLNLSGAQVSDIEAIPTFPALRVLILNGRQWTTLLATGGKPDGLAAAELGGAAGVGDAARWYQAFGRKGGFHTLSGTRRPTDRA; encoded by the coding sequence ATCCTCGCCGCCGAACACCGGCTCGGCGTCCGGCTACCCGAGGATCTGCGAGCCCTCTACCAGCTGATCCACGACGACAGCAGCGAGTCGGGACTACTCGACCCGTTCGTCCTCGTACCTCTGGACGTGCTCGTGGACTGGAACCGCGAGAACCATCCCGGCTATCAGGACGGCCCGTTCGACGACGCGGTGATCTTCGACTGCACACCGGCCGGACACGTGCGGCGGGTGTCGTCGAGCAACGGATGGATCACGTTCGCCCGCGACTACGGCATGAACTTCGCAGCGGTCGACCTCGACCCCGGGCCACTGGGCCGAATCGGTCAGGTACTCACGTACGGCCGAGACGTATGGGCGCCGGTCGACTACGTCACCGCCTCGGTCACCGACCTGCTACGCCGTGCCATCACGACCCTCGACGACGAGCGCCCACCGCCGCCGGACCCGGAGATCCGCACGCACCGCCTCGCCGGCCTGCCGACCACGGCGCAAGGCGCGATCCTGGACACCGAGGCCCCGGTCCACCTGGCCGACCTCAAAACCTTCACCGACCTTCGATCCCTGGTGGTACGCGGAAAGCCCGCACTGGTCGACATGAGCATTCCCGCCCACGTGCCGATCGAGCGCCTCGACGTGGAGACGGCCCGGTGGCAACCCGCCGCACTGCCACCGACCATCGTCGACCTGACCTTGGCCGGCAACGCCGAGCCGACACCGATCGCCGATCTGGCCGCCCTGCCGAACCTGACCCGCTTGAATCTGTCCGGTGCGCAGGTGTCGGACATCGAGGCGATACCCACGTTCCCGGCCCTCCGGGTGCTCATCCTCAACGGGCGCCAGTGGACGACGCTGCTGGCGACCGGTGGGAAACCGGACGGGCTGGCCGCCGCCGAGCTGGGCGGTGCCGCCGGGGTGGGTGACGCCGCCCGCTGGTATCAGGCCTTCGGCCGCAAAGGTGGTTTCCACACCCTCTCCGGCACCCGCCGGCCTACTGATCGAGCATGA